In Pelodictyon luteolum DSM 273, the genomic stretch TCTTGCCGAGCCCTTCAGTCAGCCGTGAGAGTTTGAACTTGTCAAAAAAACCCATATGCAGTCATGTTAATCCAGCCCCGAAAGGCAATTGAGTTCCCCCATGCGGCGCACCCATTGCAGCCGATCCAGTCAATATAACGAGCACTCCAGCCATAACGGCATGCCACCCTGCATAAAAAAAGCGGCAGTCTCTCTCTCTCTCTAAACCCGCCCCGTCCGTCGAGGCCCGGTGCGGCAAGCGGCCGGTTGCGCTCGAATGGTACAACACCTCACGAAGCAGCCCTAAGGCTGTTTCAACGGCTGCCATTCTGCTGAAGCAAGCATCGATGCCGGTACAGCATCAATCCCCTCAGCCATCGCCCACGGCTCTCCTTCAGCATGGCACATGACGAAAAGACGGTCGAGCTCAAGCGTCTTCAGGGCCCTGCGCATCGACAGCGTGACTTGCGGTGACCGGGTAAGCTTGATTTCAAACCCCACCCTCTGAGCGTTTTTTACGATCAACAGGTCCAGTCCCGCACCCGCATGCAGGCCCCAGAAAAAAGCCTCACCACACTCCGCATGGGTCCGCCGGATAAGCTCCTGTACCATGAACCCTTCCCACGAGGCGCCGCATTTCGGATGGGCCAGCAGATCGTCCCGCCCGCCGATTTTCAGAAGGCTGTGAAGAATGCCGGTGTCGGCCACATACACCTTCGGCGACCGTACCTCCCGCTTGCCCGTATTGGCATGCCACGGAAGAAGGCGAAACGCCATGAACGTGCCTTCCAGGATATCCAGATAACGGCCGACCGTTTTGTCGCTGACGCCAAGCGAACGACCCAGTTCGCTCCCGCTCCAGGTCCGGGCGTGATAATGAGCCAGCATGGTCCAGAAACGCCGCAGCGTCAGGGCCGGCAAGTTGATGCCCAGTTGCGGAAGGTCGCGCTCAAGATAGGTGCGGATAAAGGATTCCCGCCATTCCAGACTGCCGGCGTTGTCGAGCGCAAGCAATGCACTCGGCAAGCCGCCCCGCAGCCAGCGATCATCCAGCCAG encodes the following:
- a CDS encoding ATP-binding protein, encoding MARQLAAVWQGPVHRFDLEDPDDQARLSDPSFVLRPLTGLVVLDEIQLRLDLFPLLRVLSDREELPARFLILGSAAPELLKQTSESLAGRVAFHELDGLGLDEYAPAAAKSDWLDDRWLRGGLPSALLALDNAGSLEWRESFIRTYLERDLPQLGINLPALTLRRFWTMLAHYHARTWSGSELGRSLGVSDKTVGRYLDILEGTFMAFRLLPWHANTGKREVRSPKVYVADTGILHSLLKIGGRDDLLAHPKCGASWEGFMVQELIRRTHAECGEAFFWGLHAGAGLDLLIVKNAQRVGFEIKLTRSPQVTLSMRRALKTLELDRLFVMCHAEGEPWAMAEGIDAVPASMLASAEWQPLKQP